One window from the genome of Oncorhynchus gorbuscha isolate QuinsamMale2020 ecotype Even-year linkage group LG14, OgorEven_v1.0, whole genome shotgun sequence encodes:
- the LOC123995429 gene encoding prepronociceptin-like, translating into MKWSLWSLLLLVVRLCSPGRSDCQGDCLACGLILPIPNPQTQQQTFNTLVCLLECEGHVSTALTWELCQRAILPHYLLPPDGGAVSKRAAEELNLGPVHPESDGQLLYSAAMEHYQQDREDQEDRALEQRDAQYDSSPLGSTEEEDSLALENREKKEEEDRRRSSEGEGGVEEEEATVQLIKRFGGFLKGHHGYRKFIGGPVGRPLQKRLGGFIGIRKSARKWNNQKRVSQLLRQYLGMTSSSIPGRGVGRFNNPGQGFRRLPSRL; encoded by the exons ATGAAGTGGTCCCTGTGGAGCCTACTGCTGCTGGTGGTGCGTCTGTGTTCCCCAGGACGAAGTGACTGCCAGGGTGACTGCCTGGCCTGTGGTCTCATACTACCCATACCCAACCCCCAGACCCAGCAGCAAACATTCAACACACtg GTGTGTCTGTTGGAGTGTGAGGGTCACGTCTCTACTGCCCTCACCTGGGAGCTGTGTCAGCGAGCCATCCTACCGCACTACCTCCTCCCACCAGATGGCGGTGCTGTGTCtaagagagcagcagaggagcTGAACCTGGGCCCTGTTCACCCGGAGTCTGATGGACAACTCCTCTACTCTGCAGCCATGGAGCACTACCAGCAGGACAGAGAAGACCAGGAAGACAGGGCCCTGGAGCAACGTGATGCCCAGTACGACTCCTCCCCACTGGGCTCGACCGAGGAGGAAGACTCCCTGGCTCTGGAAAACagggagaagaaggaggaagaggacaggaggaggagcagtgagggggagggaggagttgaggaggaggaggccacGGTCCAGCTGATCAAGCGTTTCGGGGGCTTCCTGAAAGGTCACCATGGTTATAGGAAGTTTATTGGCGGGCCGGTGGGGCGGCCATTGCAGAAACGCCTAGGAGGGTTCATCGGGATCAGGAAGTCGGCCAGGAAGTGGAACAACCAGAAGAGGGTGAGCCAGCTCCTCCGGCAGTACCTGGGGATGACCAGCAGCAGCATCCCTGGCCGCGGTGTTGGTCGGTTCAATAACCCAGGCCAGGGATTCAGGAGGCTACCCAGCCGGCTGTag